In Schistocerca americana isolate TAMUIC-IGC-003095 chromosome 7, iqSchAmer2.1, whole genome shotgun sequence, a single genomic region encodes these proteins:
- the LOC124622222 gene encoding alpha-crystallin A chain-like produces the protein MATLPMVVRLLEELNQPASLFDQNFGLGMLADDLVAPRITSVPLLSGYYRPWRHQPTSRSGTSNIKNKKEGFEVSLDVQQFKPDEISVKMMDDFIVVEGKHDERKDEHGYISRQFTRRYKLPDDVELEQVVSKLSSDGVLTITAPKKALPPSESKERIVPIVHTNQPAAAQSAPPKEAGDNEKQENMEQ, from the exons ATGGCGACTTTACCTATGGTTGTCAGACTCCTTGAAGAGCTAAACCAGCCAGCTTCCCTATTCGATCAGAATTTCGGTCTGGGAATGCTTGCGGACGATCTCGTAGCTCCTCGTATTACTTCTGTACCATTGCTATCTGGCTATTATAGACCTTGGCGCCATCAGCCTACTAGCCGAAGTGGTACTTCCAACATCAAAAACAAGAAGGAAGGGTTTGAG gtcAGTCTTGATGTACAGCAATTCAAACCTGACGAGATATCTGTTAAGATGATGGATGACTTCATTGTTGTTGAGGGAAAACATGATGAGCGAAAGGATGAACATGGTTATATTTCTCGTCAGTTTACCCGGCGTTATAAGTTACCAGATGATGTAGAGCTTGAGCAAGTGGTTTCAAAACTGTCATCTGATGGTGTGCTTACAATAACGGCACCAAAGAAG GCATTGCCACCTTCAGAGTCAAAGGAGCGTATTGTTCCCATtgtacacacaaatcaaccagctgCTGCACAGAGTGCACCTCCCAAGGAAGCTGGAGATAACGAGAAACAAGAAAATATGGAGCAATAA